From a single Spongiibacter taiwanensis genomic region:
- the urtA gene encoding urea ABC transporter substrate-binding protein: MESRNPIKAIAKRSGIALAAATLTLSASIAQAADTIKVGVLHSLSGTMAISETTLKDTVLMLVEEQNKKGGLLGKKLEPVVVDPASNWPLFAEKTKELLEKEKVDVIFGCWTSVSRKSVLPVIEELNGLLFYPVQYEGEESSKNVFYTGAAPNQQAIPAVDYLMSEAGGSVKRWVLAGTDYVYPRTTNKILESYLKSKGVKSEDIMINYTPFGHSDWQTIVSDIKKFGSKGKKTAVVSTINGDANVPFYKELANQGVSAEDIPVVAFSVGEEELSGFDTGPLVGHLAAWNYFMSAPSDANDAFIDKWIEFIGDDKRVTNDPMEATYIGFQMWVKAVEKAGTTDVDKVSSAIIGITVPNLTGGMATMLPNHHLTKPVLIGEIQEDGQFSIVWQTEEPVPGDAWTDFLPESAKLTADWQDPKIMCGNYNTETKKCSGQNY; the protein is encoded by the coding sequence ATGGAAAGTCGGAACCCGATAAAGGCGATTGCTAAACGCAGTGGTATCGCGTTGGCCGCCGCAACCCTCACCCTAAGCGCCTCGATCGCCCAGGCAGCAGACACGATTAAAGTGGGGGTGCTGCACTCCCTGTCTGGCACCATGGCAATCAGTGAAACCACCCTGAAGGACACGGTGTTGATGCTCGTCGAAGAGCAAAACAAGAAAGGCGGCCTGCTCGGTAAAAAGCTGGAACCGGTGGTTGTTGATCCCGCCTCGAACTGGCCGCTGTTTGCTGAAAAGACCAAAGAGCTGCTTGAGAAAGAGAAGGTTGACGTTATCTTTGGTTGCTGGACTTCCGTATCGCGGAAATCAGTGCTGCCCGTCATTGAAGAGTTGAACGGCCTGCTGTTTTACCCTGTGCAGTACGAGGGTGAAGAGTCGTCCAAGAATGTGTTCTACACCGGTGCTGCGCCCAACCAGCAAGCCATTCCTGCGGTGGATTACCTGATGAGCGAAGCCGGCGGTTCAGTCAAGCGTTGGGTACTGGCGGGTACTGACTACGTTTACCCACGCACCACCAACAAGATTCTTGAGTCTTACCTGAAAAGCAAAGGCGTCAAATCAGAAGACATCATGATTAACTACACGCCCTTCGGTCATTCCGATTGGCAAACCATTGTGTCTGACATCAAAAAGTTTGGCTCTAAAGGCAAGAAAACGGCTGTCGTGTCGACCATCAACGGTGATGCCAACGTGCCGTTCTACAAAGAACTGGCTAACCAGGGTGTATCTGCAGAAGACATTCCCGTGGTGGCATTCTCGGTGGGTGAAGAGGAGCTGTCCGGCTTCGACACTGGCCCGCTGGTCGGTCACCTGGCCGCATGGAACTACTTCATGAGCGCGCCTTCCGACGCCAACGATGCCTTTATCGATAAGTGGATCGAGTTTATCGGTGACGACAAGCGTGTAACCAACGACCCGATGGAAGCGACCTATATTGGTTTTCAAATGTGGGTGAAAGCCGTTGAGAAGGCGGGTACTACCGATGTCGATAAAGTCAGCTCAGCGATTATCGGTATTACTGTGCCCAACCTGACCGGCGGCATGGCGACCATGTTGCCCAACCACCACCTGACCAAGCCCGTGCTGATTGGTGAGATCCAGGAGGACGGCCAGTTCTCTATTGTTTGGCAGACCGAAGAGCCGGTGCCGGGCGATGCCTGGACCGACTTCCTG
- a CDS encoding urease accessory protein UreH, with amino-acid sequence MDVQVLETVLMLGFAAGVLHAFDPDHLAAVSGLSGGDGKRSVGFALHWGLGHGLAVLIIALAVMVFGAAVPEAFSAAAESAVAWMLILIGAHTFYHLWQQHYRGRVYGGHRRNAALVGLVHGSAGSAPLLALIPAAQYTSAAWGLLHVLLFNVGLLLAMVGVGAALRRGLAVAAKRDGRLQLSLQGGLAMFAVGFGTFLLVGG; translated from the coding sequence ATGGATGTACAGGTGCTAGAAACCGTATTGATGCTGGGTTTTGCTGCCGGGGTGCTGCATGCCTTTGACCCGGACCACCTGGCGGCGGTCAGTGGACTCAGCGGTGGTGATGGCAAGCGCAGTGTGGGCTTTGCCCTGCACTGGGGGCTGGGTCACGGCCTGGCGGTATTGATTATTGCCTTGGCGGTGATGGTATTTGGCGCGGCGGTGCCCGAGGCCTTCAGCGCCGCGGCCGAGTCAGCGGTGGCGTGGATGCTGATTCTGATCGGCGCCCATACTTTCTACCATTTGTGGCAGCAGCATTATCGCGGCCGAGTTTATGGTGGCCATCGGCGCAATGCTGCGCTAGTGGGGCTGGTTCACGGCAGTGCCGGGTCGGCACCCCTGCTGGCACTGATTCCTGCAGCCCAGTACACCTCGGCGGCGTGGGGACTGTTGCATGTGCTGCTATTCAACGTCGGCTTGCTCCTGGCGATGGTCGGTGTTGGTGCGGCGTTGCGGCGCGGTCTGGCGGTGGCGGCCAAACGAGATGGTCGCTTGCAGCTGTCCTTGCAGGGTGGTCTGGCCATGTTTGCCGTCGGCTTCGGAACCTTCCTTCTGGTGGGCGGCTGA
- the ureG gene encoding urease accessory protein UreG, whose product MKKPALRLGIGGPVGSGKTALVKCLCAKLKDRFNIAVITNDIYTREDAEFLLRHEVLAQDRILGVETGGCPHTAIREDASMNLSAVAELNKRFPDLELILIESGGDNLAATFSPELSDLTLYVIDVSAGDKIPRKGGPGITRSDLLIINKTDLAPLVGASLEVMDRDAKKMRGAKPFVFTNLKSESGLDDVVNFIIEQGMLGQAA is encoded by the coding sequence ATGAAGAAACCGGCATTGCGTCTGGGAATTGGCGGCCCGGTGGGCTCAGGTAAAACGGCGCTGGTTAAGTGCCTCTGCGCGAAGTTAAAAGATCGATTTAATATCGCCGTTATCACCAACGACATTTATACCCGGGAAGATGCGGAGTTTTTGCTGCGTCACGAGGTGCTGGCCCAAGATCGCATCTTGGGGGTCGAGACTGGGGGGTGCCCCCACACGGCCATTCGCGAAGATGCCTCCATGAATTTGTCGGCGGTGGCGGAATTAAACAAGCGCTTTCCTGACCTGGAGCTGATTCTGATCGAAAGCGGCGGCGACAATCTGGCGGCCACCTTTAGCCCGGAATTGTCCGACCTGACCCTGTACGTAATCGATGTGTCTGCTGGCGACAAGATTCCCCGTAAGGGTGGCCCCGGCATCACCCGGTCCGATTTGCTGATCATTAATAAAACTGACCTGGCGCCGTTAGTTGGCGCCAGTTTGGAGGTGATGGATCGCGATGCTAAAAAGATGCGCGGCGCCAAGCCCTTTGTGTTTACCAACCTCAAGTCGGAGTCGGGCCTGGACGACGTGGTGAACTTTATTATTGAGCAGGGCATGCTGGGTCAGGCGGCCTAA
- a CDS encoding urease accessory protein UreF, translated as MIITAIRIMVILMANAPLLHLMQLVSPALPVGAYAYSQGLEFAVDQGWVNSLAAAEDWIGSVLEHSLGGLDLPVLQRLYRAYASADTSAATYWNDYLQSARESHELLLEDVQMGEALHRLLVSLDIAAAKVWSEEHSPSFATVFALAAVHWQVNEADAMQGFAWSWLENQVAAAIKLVPLGQTDGQRLLLALMPRLERAVAAAKQLVDEDIGVGLPRLAMASAQHETQYSRLFRS; from the coding sequence ATGATCATCACAGCCATTCGCATCATGGTCATACTCATGGCTAATGCGCCGCTGCTGCACCTGATGCAGTTGGTCAGCCCCGCCTTGCCTGTCGGTGCCTACGCCTACTCACAGGGGCTGGAGTTTGCGGTCGACCAAGGCTGGGTTAACAGTCTGGCGGCAGCCGAAGACTGGATTGGCTCAGTGCTGGAGCACAGCCTGGGGGGGCTGGATCTGCCCGTGCTCCAGCGGCTTTATCGCGCCTATGCTTCGGCGGATACGTCCGCGGCTACCTACTGGAATGACTACCTGCAGTCGGCCAGAGAGTCCCACGAATTGCTGCTTGAAGATGTGCAAATGGGCGAAGCGTTACATCGTTTGCTGGTGTCCCTGGACATCGCTGCTGCGAAGGTTTGGTCGGAAGAGCACAGCCCGAGTTTTGCTACGGTATTTGCCCTGGCCGCGGTCCACTGGCAGGTCAATGAGGCGGATGCCATGCAGGGCTTTGCCTGGAGCTGGCTGGAAAATCAGGTGGCCGCCGCAATAAAACTGGTGCCATTGGGGCAGACCGATGGCCAGCGCCTGCTGTTAGCGTTAATGCCTCGCCTGGAGCGCGCCGTTGCGGCGGCTAAACAGCTTGTCGACGAAGATATCGGTGTGGGGCTGCCTCGTCTGGCCATGGCGTCGGCACAACACGAAACCCAATATTCAAGATTGTTTCGCTCGTAA
- the ureE gene encoding urease accessory protein UreE, whose product MLECFEFTRGATTADGALEIVLCYQERQRSRFRAKTLCGKDVGWFVERGEVLADGDVLLASSGEKIAVVAAEETVSQVQSDDLHLLTRAAYHLGNRHVPLQILPGELRYQHDHVLDDMLRGLGLAVVVTEKPFHPENGAYHGSGHAHGHDHHDHHSHSHHGHTHG is encoded by the coding sequence ATGCTCGAATGTTTTGAATTTACGCGGGGCGCCACAACAGCTGATGGCGCGCTGGAAATCGTGCTCTGCTATCAAGAGCGGCAACGCAGCCGCTTTCGCGCCAAAACCCTGTGTGGTAAAGACGTTGGTTGGTTTGTCGAGCGCGGCGAAGTGCTCGCCGATGGCGATGTGCTGCTGGCCAGCAGCGGCGAAAAGATTGCTGTGGTGGCCGCTGAGGAGACCGTATCGCAGGTGCAGTCTGACGACCTCCATCTGCTGACCCGAGCGGCCTACCATCTGGGTAACCGCCATGTTCCCCTGCAGATATTGCCGGGGGAATTACGCTACCAGCACGACCATGTGTTGGACGATATGCTGCGTGGTCTTGGCTTGGCGGTGGTGGTGACGGAGAAGCCCTTCCACCCCGAGAATGGCGCGTATCACGGCTCTGGTCACGCCCACGGGCATGATCACCATGATCATCACAGCCATTCGCATCATGGTCATACTCATGGCTAA
- the ureC gene encoding urease subunit alpha, translating into MSTIDRRAYADMYGPTLGDRVRLGDTELWIEVEKDYTTYGEEVKFGGGKVIRDGMGQSQVSCYDTPDTLITNALILDHWGVVKADIAIKAGRIMAIGKAGNPDIQPDVDIVVGPGTEVIAGEGQIVTAGGIDAHIHFICPQQIEEALMSGVTTMIGGGTGPATGTNATTCTPGPWHIGKMLQAAESFPMNLGFLGKGNASLPEALEEQIKAGAMGMKLHEDWGTTPAAIDCCLSVAEKYDVQVAIHTDTLNESGFVEDTLAAFKGRTIHTYHTEGAGGGHAPDIIKACGSSNVLPSSTNPTRPYTVNTVDEHLDMLMVCHHLDPNIPEDVAFADSRIRKETIAAEDILHDLGAFSMISSDSQAMGRVGEVVCRTWQTAHKMKVQRGPLPEDSDYSDNFRARRYIAKYTINPAIAQGIAHEVGSLEVGKLADIVLWKPMFFGIKPSMILKGGAIAAAPMGDPNASIPTPQPVHYRPMFGAYGKACIATSVSFVSQAALDAGIAAELGLERPLVAVKNCRSVTKADMVLNDYQPVMEVDVNTYEVKADGVVLTCEPATELPLAQRYCLF; encoded by the coding sequence ATGAGCACGATTGATCGCCGCGCCTACGCGGATATGTATGGCCCCACCCTGGGCGACCGGGTGCGGCTGGGGGACACCGAGCTGTGGATTGAGGTCGAGAAGGACTACACCACCTACGGTGAAGAGGTGAAGTTCGGCGGCGGCAAGGTCATCCGCGATGGCATGGGCCAGAGCCAGGTGTCTTGCTACGACACGCCCGACACCCTGATAACCAATGCCCTGATTCTTGATCACTGGGGGGTGGTGAAGGCGGATATTGCGATCAAGGCCGGCCGCATCATGGCCATCGGCAAGGCGGGCAACCCGGATATCCAGCCCGATGTGGATATCGTGGTGGGGCCGGGCACCGAGGTGATCGCCGGGGAAGGGCAGATCGTTACCGCCGGGGGCATCGACGCCCATATTCACTTTATCTGTCCCCAGCAAATTGAAGAGGCGTTGATGAGCGGGGTGACCACCATGATTGGTGGAGGCACCGGCCCGGCCACCGGCACCAACGCCACCACCTGCACGCCGGGCCCCTGGCATATCGGCAAAATGTTGCAGGCGGCGGAGAGCTTCCCCATGAACCTCGGCTTTTTGGGCAAGGGCAATGCCAGCTTGCCTGAAGCGCTGGAAGAGCAAATCAAGGCTGGCGCGATGGGGATGAAGCTCCATGAGGACTGGGGTACCACACCGGCGGCCATCGACTGCTGTTTGAGTGTGGCCGAGAAATATGATGTGCAGGTGGCGATTCATACTGACACCCTGAATGAGTCGGGTTTTGTTGAAGACACGCTGGCGGCGTTCAAGGGTCGCACCATTCACACCTACCATACCGAGGGGGCTGGCGGCGGACACGCGCCGGATATTATCAAGGCCTGTGGTTCCAGCAATGTGTTGCCGTCTTCTACCAACCCAACGCGCCCTTACACCGTGAATACCGTGGACGAGCATTTGGACATGCTGATGGTGTGCCACCATCTCGATCCCAATATTCCAGAAGATGTGGCCTTTGCCGATTCGCGGATACGTAAAGAGACTATTGCGGCGGAAGACATCCTTCACGACCTGGGTGCGTTTTCGATGATTTCCTCTGATTCCCAGGCGATGGGGCGGGTAGGTGAAGTGGTGTGTCGCACCTGGCAGACGGCCCACAAAATGAAAGTGCAACGCGGGCCGCTGCCGGAAGATTCTGACTACAGCGATAACTTTCGCGCCCGTCGTTATATTGCCAAGTACACCATCAACCCGGCTATTGCCCAGGGCATCGCCCATGAGGTCGGCTCGCTCGAAGTCGGCAAGCTGGCAGATATCGTGCTGTGGAAGCCGATGTTTTTCGGTATCAAGCCGTCCATGATTCTCAAAGGCGGCGCTATTGCTGCGGCGCCGATGGGCGACCCCAATGCGTCGATTCCGACACCTCAACCTGTGCATTACCGGCCGATGTTTGGCGCCTATGGCAAGGCTTGTATTGCCACCTCGGTGAGCTTTGTCAGTCAGGCTGCGTTGGATGCGGGTATTGCCGCGGAGCTGGGCCTGGAGCGGCCGCTGGTGGCGGTAAAAAACTGCCGCAGCGTCACCAAGGCGGACATGGTGCTCAACGACTACCAGCCGGTGATGGAAGTGGATGTGAACACCTATGAGGTCAAGGCCGATGGTGTAGTGCTGACCTGCGAGCCGGCAACCGAATTGCCTTTGGCCCAGCGCTACTGTTTGTTTTAG
- a CDS encoding urease subunit beta: MIPGEIQVASSGDITLNEGRQTLTLEVANSGDRPIQVGSHYHFAETNLALKFDRNAARGFRLNIAAGTAVRFEPGQSREVELVALAGKREVYGFRGDTMGPLDQGGKP, encoded by the coding sequence ATGATTCCCGGAGAGATTCAGGTCGCGAGCAGCGGCGATATTACGCTAAACGAGGGGCGCCAAACCCTGACCCTGGAGGTGGCCAACAGTGGCGACCGGCCGATTCAGGTGGGCTCTCACTACCATTTTGCCGAGACCAATCTGGCCCTCAAGTTTGATCGGAATGCGGCCCGCGGCTTTCGGCTCAACATTGCTGCAGGCACGGCCGTGCGCTTTGAGCCTGGTCAGAGCCGGGAGGTGGAGCTGGTGGCTTTGGCCGGAAAGCGGGAGGTCTATGGTTTTCGCGGTGACACGATGGGGCCGCTGGATCAGGGAGGCAAGCCATGA
- the ureA gene encoding urease subunit gamma, translating into MELSPRDKDKLLIFTAALLAERRKAKGLKLNYPEAIALITAEVMEGAREGKTVAEMMSAGKQVLSRADVMDGVAEMIHEVQVEATFPDGTKLVTVHNPIV; encoded by the coding sequence ATGGAATTGAGTCCCAGAGACAAAGATAAATTGCTTATTTTTACCGCGGCGCTGCTTGCTGAGCGGCGCAAGGCCAAGGGTCTGAAGTTGAATTACCCCGAGGCTATTGCCCTGATCACCGCCGAGGTGATGGAAGGCGCGAGGGAGGGTAAAACCGTTGCCGAAATGATGAGTGCCGGTAAGCAGGTGCTGAGCCGCGCCGATGTGATGGACGGCGTTGCTGAAATGATTCACGAGGTGCAGGTGGAAGCCACCTTTCCAGACGGGACCAAGCTGGTCACCGTTCACAACCCGATTGTTTGA
- a CDS encoding urease accessory protein UreD, producing MNAPNQISMSADIAGQSATAPSWHAAIELGLRRGPLRTDVYHVLHKGPLRIQRPFYPEGDLCHLYLLHPPGGMVPGDELQVDLALEAGSSALVTTPSAGKAYRSDRQKTPQLQGICARVEEDACLEWLPQETIIFDGAEAELRNEFHLAAGAQLLAWDIVVLGRRASGESFDEGRCLQRFTILKEGRPLLSERTLWQGGSALLDGPWGMAGRWVSGSLFATLTADRALLDELRDGLAAQPYYDQCQAEWGLSQRRDLFMARYLGNSPEHCRRGFTYLWEKLRPLLNGRPACRPRIWNT from the coding sequence TTGAACGCCCCCAATCAAATCAGTATGAGCGCCGACATTGCCGGGCAAAGTGCGACGGCGCCGTCCTGGCATGCGGCCATTGAATTAGGCTTGCGTCGCGGACCGCTGCGCACGGATGTGTACCATGTACTGCATAAGGGGCCGCTGCGTATTCAGCGGCCTTTTTATCCAGAGGGTGATCTCTGTCATTTATATCTACTGCATCCGCCGGGTGGGATGGTGCCCGGTGATGAACTGCAGGTGGACCTGGCCCTTGAGGCGGGTAGTTCAGCGCTGGTGACCACCCCGTCGGCGGGCAAGGCCTACAGGAGTGATCGCCAGAAGACTCCCCAGTTGCAAGGTATTTGCGCCCGAGTTGAAGAGGATGCCTGTCTGGAGTGGCTGCCCCAGGAGACGATTATTTTTGACGGTGCCGAAGCTGAGCTTCGTAATGAGTTCCACTTGGCCGCCGGGGCACAACTATTGGCTTGGGATATTGTGGTGCTTGGCCGCCGTGCAAGCGGTGAGTCATTTGACGAAGGGCGCTGCTTACAGCGATTTACTATTCTAAAAGAGGGGCGGCCGCTGCTGAGCGAGCGCACCCTGTGGCAGGGTGGCAGTGCCCTACTTGATGGGCCCTGGGGAATGGCGGGCCGCTGGGTAAGTGGCAGTCTGTTTGCCACGCTCACCGCAGATCGGGCGTTGCTGGATGAATTGCGCGATGGCCTCGCTGCTCAGCCTTACTATGATCAATGTCAGGCGGAGTGGGGGCTGTCCCAACGGCGGGATCTGTTTATGGCGCGCTACCTGGGGAATTCGCCGGAGCACTGCCGGCGTGGGTTTACCTATTTGTGGGAGAAGCTGCGGCCCTTGTTGAATGGTCGCCCGGCCTGTCGGCCGCGGATTTGGAATACTTGA
- a CDS encoding accessory factor UbiK family protein, with amino-acid sequence MNKPDFFSQIADTANRLMKEGPAIQQDIEEKLQALVQARLRKMDLVSREEFDAQVAVLNRTRAKLQDMEKQLAELSAQLDTPEPSSPDKP; translated from the coding sequence ATGAATAAGCCCGATTTTTTCAGCCAAATTGCCGACACCGCCAACCGCCTGATGAAAGAAGGCCCGGCGATACAGCAAGACATTGAAGAGAAGCTGCAAGCCCTGGTGCAGGCCCGTCTGCGCAAGATGGATCTGGTTTCCCGGGAGGAATTTGACGCCCAGGTTGCTGTGCTCAATCGCACCCGGGCCAAACTGCAGGATATGGAGAAGCAACTGGCCGAACTCAGCGCGCAGCTGGATACCCCGGAGCCGAGCTCACCCGACAAGCCGTAA
- a CDS encoding YifB family Mg chelatase-like AAA ATPase, whose protein sequence is MPLATVFSRAKLGVQAPLVTVEVHLSSGLPAFNIVGLPEATVREARDRVRSALINSRFEFPVSRITVNLAPADLPKEGGRFDLPIAIGILVASGQLPLNSIDGYEFLGELGLGGELRPVDAALPAAVACAAEDKVLVVPAGNQGLAAIIDASDLREAPSLLAVVAHMAGQTALPFGSELTPDGEVMAAAYPDLADVRGQESAKRALEIAAAGGHSLLMSGPPGTGKTLLANRLPGILPPLNAEEQRDIAIVQSVAGKPLQLRRPFRAPHHTASAVALVGGGSQPKPGEISLAHHGILFLDEVVEYPRKVLEVLREPLESGEVTISRASQQLTFPARFQLIAAMNPCPCGFDGDPTRECRCTPDQIQRYRQRLSGPLLDRIDLRLTVPRLPPGILQSSTPGESSATVRERVCRARCKQLARGPRCNAQLEAAEVSDHCHLGVNEKNFMIQAEQKLDLSARAHHRIIKVARTIADLADSDRIALVHLQEAIAYRGDF, encoded by the coding sequence ATGCCACTTGCCACCGTTTTCAGCCGAGCCAAGCTCGGCGTTCAAGCCCCGTTAGTCACGGTCGAGGTGCACCTCTCCAGCGGCCTACCCGCCTTTAATATAGTCGGACTGCCAGAGGCAACCGTGCGAGAAGCCAGAGACCGAGTTCGCTCTGCGCTGATCAATTCGCGCTTCGAATTTCCCGTCAGCCGCATTACCGTCAACCTCGCCCCGGCCGACCTACCCAAGGAAGGCGGACGTTTCGATTTACCCATCGCCATCGGCATTTTGGTGGCCTCGGGGCAATTGCCTCTCAACAGCATCGATGGCTACGAATTTCTCGGCGAGCTGGGGCTCGGTGGTGAGCTGCGCCCGGTGGATGCCGCCCTCCCCGCCGCTGTAGCCTGCGCCGCTGAAGATAAAGTGCTCGTGGTCCCTGCCGGCAACCAGGGGCTGGCGGCCATTATCGACGCATCCGATCTGCGCGAAGCCCCCTCGCTATTGGCCGTAGTGGCCCATATGGCCGGACAAACCGCACTGCCGTTCGGCTCTGAATTAACCCCCGACGGCGAGGTGATGGCGGCAGCGTATCCCGACCTTGCCGATGTCCGCGGCCAGGAATCCGCAAAGCGCGCTCTGGAAATCGCTGCCGCTGGCGGCCATAGCCTGCTGATGAGCGGCCCACCCGGCACAGGCAAAACCCTGCTCGCCAACCGCCTGCCCGGCATCCTGCCGCCCCTCAATGCCGAGGAGCAGCGCGACATTGCCATCGTGCAATCGGTGGCCGGCAAACCACTGCAATTGCGGCGGCCCTTTCGGGCACCCCACCACACCGCCTCGGCGGTCGCGCTGGTGGGCGGTGGCAGCCAGCCCAAGCCAGGGGAAATTTCGCTGGCTCATCACGGGATTTTATTTTTAGATGAAGTCGTTGAGTACCCGCGCAAAGTGCTGGAAGTGTTGCGCGAGCCCCTTGAGTCGGGCGAGGTAACGATCTCCCGGGCCAGCCAGCAGCTCACCTTTCCCGCCCGCTTCCAATTGATCGCTGCCATGAACCCCTGTCCCTGCGGCTTTGATGGGGACCCCACCCGGGAATGCCGCTGCACCCCGGACCAGATTCAGCGCTATCGTCAGCGCCTGTCCGGGCCGCTGCTGGACAGAATCGACCTGCGCTTAACCGTTCCCCGGCTGCCGCCGGGGATTTTGCAATCCAGCACCCCGGGAGAATCCAGCGCAACGGTCAGAGAACGGGTCTGCCGGGCGCGATGCAAACAGCTAGCCCGAGGGCCGCGCTGCAATGCCCAGCTCGAAGCCGCCGAAGTGAGTGACCACTGTCACCTGGGTGTTAATGAGAAAAACTTCATGATTCAGGCTGAACAGAAACTCGATCTGAGTGCCCGGGCACACCATCGGATTATCAAAGTGGCCCGCACCATTGCCGATCTTGCAGACAGCGACCGTATCGCGCTAGTCCACTTACAGGAGGCCATTGCTTACCGGGGAGATTTCTAG